From Carassius auratus strain Wakin chromosome 22, ASM336829v1, whole genome shotgun sequence, a single genomic window includes:
- the LOC113040757 gene encoding SLAM family member 9-like: MSDVIGVEADEIETLSVMEGDSVTLPTGVSKIQEDDLIMWMSGNYCIAKLNISSQVISEIHNIFRDRLKLDHKTGSLTITNIRSTDSGLYKAQMIGQHVSKKTFNVTVIARLPVPVITSYCPQNPSPSGSSASRCVLLCSVVNVGHVTLSWYKGNSLLSSISVSDLSISLSLPLEVKYQEKNSYSCVINNPITNQTTHLDISKLCQPCPECVCCCKSTEAVIRLAVSALVGVATVVVLVYDIRSRRAEQKERALKSLSDHN; the protein is encoded by the exons ATGAGTG ATGTGATTGGTGTTGAGGCAGATGAAATCGAGACGTTGTCGGTGATGGAGGGCGATTCTGTCACCTTACCGACTGGTGTGTCTAAAATACAAGAGGATGATCTGATCATGTGGATGAGCGGAAACTACTGTATCGCTAAACTCAACATATCATCCCAAGTCATCTCTGAAATTCACAACATATTCAGAGaccgactgaagctggatcataagactggatctctgaccatcacaaacatcagaagCACAGACTCCGGACTTTATAAAGCACAGATGATTGGACAACATGTGTCAAAGAAAACTTTTAATGTCACCGTCATCG CTCGTCTGCCCGTTCCTGTTATCACCAGTTACTGTCCTCAAAATCCTTCTCCGTCAGGATCATCGGCGTCCAGATGTGTActgctgtgttcagtggtgaatgtgggtcacgtgactctctcctggtacaaaggaaacagtttattgtccagcatcagtgtgtctgatctcagcatcagtctctctctacctctggaggtgaaatatcaggagaaaaacagctacagctgtgtgatcaacaatcccatcacaaaccagaccacacatctggacatcagcaaactctgtcaacCATGTCCAG AATGCGTCTGCTGTTGTAAGTcaactgaagctgtgatccgattggctgtctctgctctggtgggcgtggctactgttgttgttctggtttatgacatcagatccagaagagcTGAGCAGAAAGAAAGGGCTCTGAAATCATTATCGGACCATAACTGA
- the LOC113039422 gene encoding gamma-glutamyl hydrolase-like: MYYQVLVIAVFAAFLCGFPASCARSLNDRPIIGILAQENLEDDPHAQGTSYIAASYVKHLESAGARVVPIHINRTEEEYEKLFNAINGLLLPGGDVDIVKSQFTRVAKIFYELAVKANDVSDYFPIWGTCQGFQQLTVLTSNKNLLTLTDTKAVALPLTFSPGAQKSRLFKKFPKDVLQSLSEENITSNFHSWSLSMQNYSSNAKLKHFYRVLTTNTDGKKEFISTMEAYQYPFYAVQWHPEKSPFEWIEKDGMVHTLSAIKAAFYTAHFFVSEAMKNHHRFSSQSEEEKYLIYNYQPVFKGTNSIFLQNYYFD; the protein is encoded by the exons ATGTATTACCAGGTGCTCGTCATCGCGGTCTTTGCCGCTTTTCTATGCGGTTTTCCAGCATCATGCGCTCGTAGTTTAAATGACAGACCAATCATCG gaatTTTAGCCCAGGAAAACTTAGAAGACGACCCTCATGCACAGGGCACTTCTTATATTGCTGCATCATATGTGAAACACTTGGAGTCAGCTGGTGCCAGGGTTGTACCAATTCA CATAAATCGCACAGAGGAGGAGTATGAAAAACTGTTCAATGCAATTAATGG TTTGCTGCTTCCTGGTGGGGATGTGGACATTGTCAAGTCTCAGTTTACCAGAGTGGCAAAGATTTTCTATGAACTTGCAGTAAAG GCTAATGATGTTTCGGATTATTTTCCGATCTGGGGCACTTGCCAGGGCTTCCAGCAGCTCACGGTTCTGACTAGCAACAAGAACTTATTGACCTTGACTGACACCAAAGCAGTCGCCCTGCCACTGACCTTCAGCCCAG GAGCTCAAAAAAGCAGGCTGTTTAAGAAGTTTCCAAAGGATGTTCTTCAGTCTTTGTCAGAAGAGAACATCACGTCTAATTTCCACAGCTGGAGCTTGTCCATGCAG AATTACAGTAGCAATGCCAAGCTTAAGCATTTTTATCGAGTCCTGACAACAAACACAGATGGCAAGAAGGAGTTCATTTCCACCATGGAGG CATATCAATATCCCTTCTATGCTGTTCAATGGCATCCAGAGAAAAGCCCATTTGAGTGGATTGAGAAAGATGGTATGGTGCACACACTCTCAGCCATCAAAGCCGCGTTCTACACTGCCCACTTCTTCGTTTCTGAAG cAATGAAAAACCATCATCGGTTTTCTTCgcaaagtgaagaagaaaaatatcTGATTTACAACTATCAGCCTGTCTTCAAAGGCACGAACAGCATCTTTCTTCAAAATTACTACTTCGATTGA